A stretch of DNA from Thermodesulfovibrionales bacterium:
TGGAGGATGTCGGACTGCATCCTCATGACGTCATAGAGTTTTGCGTAGGCCCTCCCGCCAGGGTGATGAGCAGCGACGAGATCGACCTTCATCCCCTTTTCTTTAAGCCTGTCAAAAAGGAGCAACTCGCCCACCTCTATGTCTATCCCGACGAGGATACCCGTTATTTCCTCTTCTCCGGTCCCATTGAGCATCCTCGAGTCTGCATAGGGATGGCGGAGGGTCTCAGGGTCAAAGACGCCCTTCTCATCTTCTTTCAGGGCGTCGTAGTCCTTCTTCTTTGCCTCGAGGTCCCGGAGGATGGTCTCTCTCCCCCTCGGGTCGTTTTCCATGCCGATGGCAATGGCTCTATCGTAAAGTTGTCGAAGGTTCATAGAGAGGTTACTCCCGATCGCGATCCATCAGTTCTTTCACCCGTTCGTTCACATACGTCCCATCGGCAACGCCTTTTATCTTCGGCATGAGTATGCGCATCACTTTGCCGATGTCGCGCATATCCTTCGCGGAAGATTCTCTTATCGCATCGAGGATCATTCCGTCTAGCTCCTCACGGCCGAGCTGTCGGGGCATGTATGACTGGAGTATCGAGATTTCCTCGGTCTCTTTTGCGGCAAGGTCCCTCCTTCCGGCCTTTGTGTATTGCTCCACAGACTCACGGCGTTGCTTCACCATGGAGGAGAGGATGAGCACTATCTCTTCATCCGTGAGGCTTTTGCCTTTTTCTATTTCCTTATTCTTTGCGGCAGCCTTTGCCATTCTCAGCACGGAGACCTTGAGGCCCTGCGACGCTTTCATCGCCGACCTCAGGTCCTCATCGAATCGTTGAAGGAGAGACACCTTATCGTACCGCCACTCTTATCTTCTTGAGAGCCTTCTCGCGTGCAGCGATCGCCTTCTTCTTTTTCTTGACGCTCGGTTTCTCGTAATGCTCCAGCTTTTTTACTTCCGAAAGGATTCCTTCCCTCTCACATTGTTTTTTGAATTTTCGGAGCGCATTTTCGAAGGAATCATTCTCCCGTACCCTTATAGAGGGCATCCATATACCCCTCCCCCCCGTTATCGGATTCTCCCATCTGTTTGTGAAAGGCCAGAAAGGTTCGAAATAATGTACCAGGTATTTCCGAAACATGTCAAGGCTGATGGGATGAGCGGACGGGGAGAATTACGCTCGGATTTCAGTGCCGATTCACGTCTTCCGGAAGTCTATAAATGGGGAGTCTTCAGGGGCCATCACTCCTGATATCCCCTGATGTGATAATAGGTGTCCAGAGTCTTCAAGAATGCCTCCCTGTCTATTGGGTGAAGCTGAGTAGTGCCGTCCTTCGTGCCCTCCTCTTTGAAAAACCGTTCCGGCAGGTCGTCATCGGATCTCGCAAAACCGTTCAGCCCGTTCAGATGCCGTTCCAGGCCCCAAATCCTCTCGCCGGTTCGCAGAAGAGACTGTACATCATAGAGCCTCCCCGTTACCGCCTGAACCGCCTTCGCATACTCTTCAAGACCCGCAGCAAAAAAAACGAACTTGCATGCGGTCAGGGAATCGACGACGGCGTTCATGTCCTCTGCTATCTTGATTATCCGGGCCTTCCCTTCAAAGGAAAACCTGTCCGTGGCGACCGGTTTCCTGAGGATTTCGTGGCTGATGGGATAGGCCCTGAGGTGGCACCCCCCCCTGTTGGACGTTGCGTATGCGAGAGCCATTCCGTAAGCTCCCCTCGGGTCGTAGGCAGGGAGCTCAAGCCCTTTCACGGACATGCTTGTTTCCGGACGACCCATGGATGAGGCGTATCTCCATGAGCCTTCTCCGAGGGCTTCACCGTTTTTCGTTTTTCTTTCCGCAATCTCGATGAGCAGCTTCACCATATCACGGGGGGAGAGCCTCTTCCCTTCTATCTCTGAAAAACACGCTATTGTCGAGGCGGCGCTGATCGTGTCGAGGCCGTACTCGTTGCAGATCCTGTTCGCCTCAACAATGCTCTCCACATCACTACAGCCGTTCAACGCGCCAAAATGGGATACGCTCTCGAATTCCGGGATGATCTCTCCCGCGGAGCCGATCTTCTTGCAGAGGATGGGACAGCCGGCACATCCGGTTTTCCCTGCGTTGTACCGCGTCTTCATGGCATACCCGGAATATGCCGATGCGAGGGGGAAGAATGTGCTCCTGAAGTTCTCCGTCGGCTCCATCCTCCTCGCATGGATAAGATCTACGAG
This window harbors:
- a CDS encoding GatB/YqeY domain-containing protein, whose amino-acid sequence is MSLLQRFDEDLRSAMKASQGLKVSVLRMAKAAAKNKEIEKGKSLTDEEIVLILSSMVKQRRESVEQYTKAGRRDLAAKETEEISILQSYMPRQLGREELDGMILDAIRESSAKDMRDIGKVMRILMPKIKGVADGTYVNERVKELMDRDRE
- the rpsU gene encoding 30S ribosomal protein S21 — encoded protein: MPSIRVRENDSFENALRKFKKQCEREGILSEVKKLEHYEKPSVKKKKKAIAAREKALKKIRVAVR
- a CDS encoding aldehyde ferredoxin oxidoreductase family protein → MYGYMGKSIRVDLTKSEIEIFRTPEELCDRYLGGRGIGVAMVAPKITENYDSPEMPLIFATGPLVGTAAPTSGRMSVISRSPLTGTVFDCSVGGRFGTELKKTGFDLIEITGASRKWVLIVIENDRVSIEDADSLVGMNTSEVGERIGGKGSYATIGRSGEGWVRFSSIVFDGHYLAGRGGLGAVMGAKKLKAIRVQGDGTVPVADREGLKKAREEIMRLLRASPAVFGELGLSEFGTAALVDLIHARRMEPTENFRSTFFPLASAYSGYAMKTRYNAGKTGCAGCPILCKKIGSAGEIIPEFESVSHFGALNGCSDVESIVEANRICNEYGLDTISAASTIACFSEIEGKRLSPRDMVKLLIEIAERKTKNGEALGEGSWRYASSMGRPETSMSVKGLELPAYDPRGAYGMALAYATSNRGGCHLRAYPISHEILRKPVATDRFSFEGKARIIKIAEDMNAVVDSLTACKFVFFAAGLEEYAKAVQAVTGRLYDVQSLLRTGERIWGLERHLNGLNGFARSDDDLPERFFKEEGTKDGTTQLHPIDREAFLKTLDTYYHIRGYQE